In Clupea harengus chromosome 13, Ch_v2.0.2, whole genome shotgun sequence, one DNA window encodes the following:
- the LOC105902297 gene encoding D(1C) dopamine receptor, producing MENFTNETQVRANGTDEGSEPSSFRALIGFVLFLLIISTLLGNMLVCAAVVKFRHLRSKVTNFFVISLAVSDLFVAVLVMPWEAISAVAGSWLFGSFCGIWIAFDIMCSTASILNLCIISLDRYWAIASPFRYERKMTHRMAFMMIGLAWTLSILISFIPVQLNWHMAEEDAEDAHSINQTKSCKANLNRTYAISSSLISFYIPVIIMIAVYTRIFRIAQTQIRRISSLERAAEQAQNNLHTNDCSTESSLKTTFKKETKVLKTLSIIMGVFVCCWLPFFVLNCMVPFCQCVSDTTFTIFVWFGWANSSINPVIYAFNADFRKAFSSILGCNKICPSNTVEAVNFSNELVSYHHDTTLQKDAQPMVIPLPHEVVSSREDTGLPFDKVSVTSNRSRNHKHMLLPAIGHFECDGEISLDTITPFTSTALECDELPGQ from the coding sequence ATGGAGAACTTTACAAATGAAACGCAAGTTCGGGCGAATGGCACGGACGAGGGCAGCGAGCCCAGCAGCTTCCGAGCGTTGATCGGTTTCGTCCTATTTCTCCTTATAATCTCAACACTACTTGGAAACATGCTTGTGTGCGCAGCAGTTGTTAAATTTAGGCACCTCCGCTCCAAAGTTACCAacttttttgtcatttctctgGCGGTATCGGATTTATTTGTGGCTGTTCTGGTGATGCCCTGGGAAGCAATCTCTGCGGTGGCAGGTTCGTGGCTCTTTGGTAGTTTCTGTGGCATTTGGATCGCTTTTGACATCATGTGTTCCACTGCATCTATCCTCAATTTGTGCATTATAAGTCTGGATAGATACTGGGCTATCGCCAGTCCGTTCAGGTATGAACGTAAGATGACACATAGAATGGCATTCATGATGATTGGGTTGGCATGGACCCTGTCCATCCTCATTTCTTTCATACCTGTCCAACTCAACTGGCACATGGCGGAGGAGGACGCGGAAGACGCGCATAGTATCAACCAGACCAAAAGCTGCAAAGCTAACTTGAACAGAACATATGCAATTTCTTCATCACTAATCAGTTTTTACATTCCGGTGATCATAATGATTGCCGTTTATACGAGGATTTTCCGTATTGCGCAAACACAGATAAGACGAATATCTTCTTTGGAGAGAGCCGCCGAGCAGGCGCAAAACAACCTGCATACCAACGACTGCTCCACTGAAAGCTCCTTGAAAACAACTTTTAAGAAAGAGACCAAAGTTTTGAAAACGCTCTCAATCATCAtgggcgtgtttgtgtgttgttggctTCCTTTCTTTGTTTTAAACTGCATGGTACCATTCTGTCAGTGTGTTAGCGACACAACATTCACCATATTTGTGTGGTTCGGATGGGCGAATTCGTCCATAAATCCTGTCATATACGCCTTTAACGCAGATTTCAGGAAAGCATTCTCCTCTATCCTGGGCTGTAATAAAATTTGTCCAAGTAACACAGTAGAAGCAGTCAATTTTAGTAACGAATTGGTCTCTTATCACCATGACACAACGCTCCAAAAAGACGCACAGCCAATGGTGATCCCACTTCCACACGAGGTGGTCAGTTCTAGGGAGGACACTGGCCTGCCCTTTGACAAGGTGTCGGTGACTTCCAATAGGTCTCGAAACCACAAACATATGCTATTGCCCGCTATAGGACACTTTGAATGTGATGGAGAGATCTCTTTGGACACCATCACTCCATTCACCTCAACTGCGCTCGAATGTGATGAATTACCAGGCCAGTAG
- the naa38 gene encoding N-alpha-acetyltransferase 38, NatC auxiliary subunit, with translation MNSTTTLDGAIHHLLIQLERVLDKQKKNEAVQCFCHCLENNQSSNCKHLGRVVPMMATENEENGTDMQFESDESAYSLARLKLESLLNKNMRIRMTDGRTLVGLFLCTDRDCNVILGSAQEFLKSTDSFSQGEPRVLGLAMIPGHHVVSIEVESESLVNSSQGM, from the exons atgAATTCCACCACAACGTTAGACGGCGCTATACATCATTTACTTATACAACTGGAAAGGGTTCTGGATAAACAGAAGAAGAATGAagcggttcaatgtttctgtcATTGCTTAGAAAACAACCAGAGCTCAAATTGCAAACATTTAGGTCGTGTTGTGCCGATGATGGCAACAGAAAACGAAGAAAACGGAACAGACATGCAATTCGAG TCAGACGAGTCTGCATACTCTCTGGCGAGGCTGAAGCTGGAGAGCCTTTTGAACAAGAACATGCGGATCCGTATGACAGACGGCCGCACACTCGTGGGGCTGTTCTTGTGCACTGATCGGGACTGCAACGTCATTCTCGGCTCTGCTCAGGAGTTCCTCAAATCCACAG ACTCGTTCTCACAAGGAGAGCCAAGGGTACTGGGCCTCGCCATGATTCCAGGGCACCATGTCGTCTCCATTGAAGTGGAATCTGAAAGTTTAGTCAACAGCTCCCAAGGGATGTGA